Proteins co-encoded in one Aspergillus flavus chromosome 2, complete sequence genomic window:
- a CDS encoding putative H /K ATPase alpha subunit, producing the protein MSLSTLSLFFVGHQLPTCSRHFTSVFGPVINLINHALPLSQHEAMRSPCHLHMAAQTCIFKATCNWRLRKSFWSECTSAAPNAEATHLRWQTVDEESGDTERPRLNRLNRSASYSSQSSGRNLKARTTVDPSLSLPIHYRTVSFEIDEAEALHRTKAAQVKSEIATDLSNLDWHTITVEELQKRWQVDASQGLSSEQVQRRLRQYGKNSLAALPHRWFWQIFGYFFKGFGAILLVGCVLVFVSWKPLGQPPSQANLALAIVLLAVFFIQAGFNAWQDWSSSRVMASITAMLPESCLVQRDGSQVTVDGPDIVPGDVVYLKAGNKLPADVRLIEVSNDASFDRSILTGESLPIHGTVDSTDDNYLETHCIGLQGTHCVSGNAKGIVVATADSTVFGGIAKLTNEPKKGLTTLEKEVLRFVLLIVLIMLTMIIVVVIVWATWLRVDHPDWINVPTLIVDCVSVAIAFIPEGLPIALTASLTITANLMRKNKILCKSLKTVETLGAVSVICSDKTGTLTRNKMFVTDCAISSSTLSPESARDRMVMDGKASGVHQLRAVAALCNAAEFDASSSTLPLVERRIYGDATDQAILRFSESLGPVSELRQAWKMTYELPFNSKNKFMVRTFNAAQPNGYGLALSAAEAVQFRQSDGLLTIKGAPDILIERCTHTIGLDGNVEALDDNMRRKMLEVKDRWSSEGRRVILLARKILPAAEILVHPSSREFESEMMTQAKTGLVLVGLVGIVDPPREEIPDVIKTLRRAGIRIFMVTGDFGLTALAIARQCGIVTTESTVDTVASLHRSTHIAEKIPPSTPSPAIVVSGPELMSLDDCQWDQLCRYQEIVFARTTPEQKLRIVREFRARDEIVGMTGDGVNDAPSLKAADIGIALGSGSDIAIEASDMVLLDSFSAVVEAVQYGRVVFDNLKKTIVYLLPAGSFSEFWPVFTNVMFGLPQVLSSFLMIIICCFTDCAAATVLAYEAPEADVLLRPPRKPKRDRLVNWKLVFHAYGILGMLESVASFAMAYWYLERSGIPFSALWFKFGAVPSNVDPDYYQARLNEASSIYFINLVVMQWFNLMAVRTRRLSIFQHPPAFNKDTQNLLLFPAIAFALCMAIFWLYVPPFQEVLDTSSVPAEHYFLPAAFGLGILCLDELRKAAVRRWPKGILARCAW; encoded by the exons ATGTCGCTCTCAACGCTAAGCCTCTTCTTCGTAGGCCATCAGCTCCCCACCTGCTCGAGGCATTTTACCAGCGTCTTTGGGCCAGTCATTAACCTCATTAATCACGCACTTCCGCTATCCCAACACGAGGCCATGCGCTCACCATGTCATCTCCACATGGCTGCACAGACGTGCATATTTAAAGCAACATGTAACTGGAGACTGAGAAAGTCTTTCTGGTCAGAATGCACTTCAGCTG CCCCCAATGCAGAGGCGACGCATTTGCGCTGGCAGACTGTCGACGAGGAGTCCGGTGACACCGAAAGACCTCGACTGAACAGACTGAATCGCTCTGCCTCTTACAGCTCGCAAAGCTCTGGTCGCAATCTCAAAGCGAGGACTACTGTTGATCCCTCGCTTTCCCTGCCAATCCATTACCGAACAGT TTCCTTTGAGATTGACGAGGCAGAAGCTCTTCACCGTACGAAAGCTGCCCAGGTAAAGAGCGAAATCGCAACAG ATCTCTCAAACCTTGACTGGCACACGATCACCGTCGAAGAGCTACAGAAACGTTGGCAGGTTGATGCATCACAAGGCTTGTCATCCGAGCAAGTTCAAAGACGCCTGCGTCAATATGGCAAGAACTCCCTCGCTGCCCTGCCTCATCGATGGTTCTGGCAGATATTTGGATACTTTTTTAAAGGTTTTGGAGCCATCCTTCTTGTCGGATGTGTTCTCGTCTTCGTGTCGTGGAAGCCCCTCGGCCAACCACCGTCACAAGCAAACTTGGCTCTAGCTATCGTCCTGCTTGCTGTGTTTTTTATCCAGGCTGGGTTCAATGCTTGGCAAGATTGGTCCTCTTCCCGGGTTATGGCATCTATCACCGCCATGTTGCCGGAAAGTTGCTTGGTTCAGAGAGACGGTTCCCAGGTCACCGTTGATGGACCAGACATCGTTCCGGGCGATGTTGTCTATCTCAAGGCCGGAAACAAGCTACCCGCCGATGTGCGTCTTATTGAAGTCTCAAACGACGCAAGCTTCGATCGGTCCATTCTCACTG GCGAGTCGCTACCGATTCACGGCACTGTGGATTCGACCGATGATAACTACCTTGAGACACATTGCATCGGTCTCCAGGGCACACATTGTGTTTCTGGAAATGCGAAGGGAATCGTCGTCGCCACCGCTGATTCGACGGTCTTTGGTGGTATCGCTAAATTAACGAACGAGCCCAAAAAAGGCCTGACAACTCTGGAGAAAGAAGTCCTGCGGTTTGTCCTATTGATTGTGCTTATCATGTTGACTATGATCATTGTCGTAGTCATTGTATGGGCAACTTGGCTCAGAGTCGATCATCCGGACTGGATCAATGTTCCTACTCTGATTGTTGACTGCGTCAGTGTCGCGATTGCGTTTATTCCAGAGGGCCTGCCAATTGCGCTGACTGCTAGCTTGACTATCACTGCTAATCTCATGCGAAAGAATAAGATCCTTTGCAAGTCGCTAAAAACAGTGGAAACCCTAGGTGCTGTGTCCGTTATTTGCTCCGACAAAACTGGCACTTTGACAAGG AACAAAATGTTCGTCACTGATTGTGCGATATCCAGCTCAACCCTGAGCCCGGAGTCGGCAAGAGACCGGATGGTGATGGACGGAAAGGCATCTGGCGTCCACCAACTCCGTGCTGTGGCCGCTTTGTGCAATGCGGCCGAGTTTGAtgcttcctcctccaccctgCCTCTTGTTGAGAGACGTATATATGGAGATGCCACAGACCAGGCTATCCTCAGGTTCTCTGAGAGCTTAGGTCCCGTTTCGGAGCTACGTCAGGCGTGGAAGATGACCTACGAACTGCCATTCAATAGCAAAAACAAATTCATGGTCCGCACGTTTAATGCGGCACAACCCAACGGATATGGATTGGCACTCTCGGCAGCTGAAGCAGTGCAGTTTAGACAAAGTGACGGTCTCCTAACAATCAAGGGTGCCCCAGACATCTTGATTGAGCGGTGCACGCATACTATTGGCCTGGATGGTAATGTGGAGGCGCTTGACGACAATATGCGAAGGAAAATGCTCGAGGTGAAAGACCGCTGGTCCAGCGAAGGCCGACGTGTCATTCTACTTGCTCGCAAAATTCTTCCAGCAGCAGAAATCCTTGTACATCCGTCTTCTCGTGAATTTGAGTCTGAAATGATGACCCAAGCAAAGACTGGCTTAGTTCTTGTCGGTCTAGTTGGCATCGTTGATCCGCCTAGGGAAGAGATCCCCGACGTTATCAAGACGCTGAGACGGGCTGGGATTAGGATCTTTATG GTAACCGGCGATTTTGGGCTGACTGCTTTGGCTATCGCACGGCAATGCGGCATTGTGACAACTGAAAGCACAGTTGACACTGTAGCCTCCCTACATAGGTCTACCCATATAGCTGAGAAGATTCCTCCATCGACACCTTCGCCCGCGATCGTCGTAAGTGGACCTGAGCTTATGTCCTTGGATGACTGTCAGTGGGACCAGCTCTGTCGATACCAGGAAATTGTTTTCGCAAGAACTACACCAGAACAGAAGCTTCGCATTGTCAGGGAGTTCCGTGCACGGGACGAGATTGTCGGTATGACTGGGGATGGAGTCAATGACGCTCCATCTCTCAAGGCTGCCGACATTGGAATTGCTCTAGGTAGTGGCTCTGACATTGCCATAGAAGCTTCTGACATGGTCCTTCTGGACAGCTTTTCGGCAGTTGTGGAAGCCGTGCAGTATGGTCGGGTTGTTTTTGATAACCTAAAAAAGACCATTGTTTACTTGCTGCCTGCTGGTTCCTTTTCCGAATTCTGGCCTGTCTTCACTAATGTTATGTTTGGCCTTCCTCAAGTTCTCTCGTCATTCCtcatgatcatcatctg CTGCTTCACCGACTGCGCCGCCGCTACCGTTCTAGCCTACGAAGCCCCGGAAGCCGACGTTCTTCTGCGTCCACCACGCAAGCCCAAGCGCGACCGTCTCGTGAACTGGAAGTTAGTATTCCACGCTTATGGTATTCTCGGTATGCTGGAAAGTGTGGCCTCCTTCGCCATGGCATATTGGTACCTCGAACGCAGCGGGATCCCATTTTCAGCGTTATGGTTCAAATTCGGAGCCGTTCCCTCGAACGTAGACCCGGACTACTACCAGGCCCGTCTAAACGAGGCCAGTTCGATCTACTTCATCAACTTGGTCGTCAT GCAATGGTTCAACCTGATGGCTGTTCGAACCCGCCGCCTATCCATCTTCCAGCATCCTCCGGCCTTCAACAAGGATACGCAAAatctccttctttttccgGCGATTGCTTTCGCTCTCTGCATGGCCATCTTCTGGTTATATGTTCCTCCTTTCCAGGAGGTATTGGATACAAGTAGCGTGCCAGCAGAGCATTATTTCTTACCTGCTGCTTTTGGCTTGGGTATTCTTTGTCTGGATGAGTTGCGTAAAGCGGCGGTCCGGAGGTGGCCGAAAGGAATTTTGGCTAGATGTGCTTGGTAG